CGAGTTTATACAAAACTTTTCTACCCATGAAGGTTCCTAAGGCGATAAAAGGAAATATATACAATAATGGAATTAAATCGGGGACATTTAACTGATTAGTAAATAATCGAACAATAGTAGCGAGAAGAAAATTAGAGGTACCTATCAAAGAGGAAGTTCCATGAACTTGAGCGATATTCAAATTCTTACCATATAAGTAGCTGTTTCTAACGTCGCTTCCTGCAAGTCCGGCACCCTGCAGAAATCCAGAGAACAAACCGATAAAACCAGTAATATACTGCCCAGCGCTCCTGCTGTGGAAAGAAGGGATTAATTTTATCAGTTTAAGGAAAAAATAAATAGCAAAAGCAAGCACTATGACTAAAAGCAGCGTACTGTTGATCACAACGAGAGATAGCGAACCAACAAAAGCCGCCAGTAACGAGATGGGAAGCAACGCCCTTACTTCATCCCACTGGATATCTTTTCGGAATAACGGAACTCGTATAACTCCACTCAATAAAAAATAAAAAGAAGCTAACCCTATTGCCGTATGGGGATTAGTAAGAATAGTAAGAAAAGGCGTAACCACCGCGGACCCAGATATTGGTACCAGAATGTTTATGAATGAAGCGGCCCCCAAAACAATGTAGATAGCTAAATCCGTAAAAGACATTTGTTATTTTTTTATCTCTGTTAATACTTGCTGGGAAAATTTATCCGATGCGAATGAGAATTACTGCAAAGATCGCCAAAAACAAAAGAATCATTTTCTTCTTTGAAAGTTCTTCTTGAAATAAAAAATATGCGGTTAGTGCTGTTACAAAAATGTAAAGCGAATGAATAGAAGTAATCAACGGGAACGGTCCTTTCGTCAACGCGATATAAAGTGAGTAACCCCCGAAAAAACTAAAAACGCCTATTAAACTTCCAATGCCTAGCCCGCCAGAAAAAATATGTTTTTTCCAATCGCGACGATGAATAATTAAATAAAGTATTAGGGAAAATATAGCCGCAAATAAGTATTGATAAATTTGAAAAGCATGAATATCAAATTTTCCAGCAACAATTTTTTGAAGAACTTTATTAAAGGCGGAAATAAAAACAATTCCAGAACCAACACCAATCAAGAGAGGAGAGTACTGCAGTTTTCCGCCCTTATAGAGAAACAAGAAAATGGTAATGACTGCAAGAATAATACCAAGAGTTTGAACAACGGTAATATGCTCACTAAAGAAAAATATGCCTACGAGAACGGTAATGACGAGGCTTGTGGTTGTGGTGATAGGAAATAAAACATTAGTATCAACATGACTCAATGCATACATTTGAAGAAGCGCAATACAAGTAAATGTGACCCCCCAAAGCAGTGCTGTCCACAGCATCGCAGGTGTGCTCAAAGAAATATATGAATGGAAAAACACAAGAGCCAATCCTGCTGGAACGGCAAGCGACCAAAAAGTGGCAACAAACCGATTTTGTTTTTTCGCCGACGGTAATTTATATAATGCCATTGCCACACCGAGAAGCAGTGTGGCAAATAC
This genomic window from bacterium contains:
- a CDS encoding sulfite exporter TauE/SafE family protein is translated as MSFTDLAIYIVLGAASFINILVPISGSAVVTPFLTILTNPHTAIGLASFYFLLSGVIRVPLFRKDIQWDEVRALLPISLLAAFVGSLSLVVINSTLLLVIVLAFAIYFFLKLIKLIPSFHSRSAGQYITGFIGLFSGFLQGAGLAGSDVRNSYLYGKNLNIAQVHGTSSLIGTSNFLLATIVRLFTNQLNVPDLIPLLYIFPFIALGTFMGRKVLYKLDKKTINIIVAIVMVAIIVFLAKKVITNIF
- a CDS encoding DMT family transporter, whose protein sequence is MGLTWFSFSVFATLLLGVAMALYKLPSAKKQNRFVATFWSLAVPAGLALVFFHSYISLSTPAMLWTALLWGVTFTCIALLQMYALSHVDTNVLFPITTTTSLVITVLVGIFFFSEHITVVQTLGIILAVITIFLFLYKGGKLQYSPLLIGVGSGIVFISAFNKVLQKIVAGKFDIHAFQIYQYLFAAIFSLILYLIIHRRDWKKHIFSGGLGIGSLIGVFSFFGGYSLYIALTKGPFPLITSIHSLYIFVTALTAYFLFQEELSKKKMILLFLAIFAVILIRIG